The proteins below are encoded in one region of Amycolatopsis acidiphila:
- a CDS encoding TetR/AcrR family transcriptional regulator, translating to MARWEPGARERLVVAAVDLFTEQGYDATTVAQIAERAGVTKSTFFRHFPDKRGLLVAGQETLSQLLTEGIAEAPASAGPLDAVAAGLERASSAMGAMNRELGPRLKAAVAASAELQERDALKIVSLAAAITTALVARGVPDATAALAGELGVLAFKRGYAEWSEGDRDGKDEFAQYALAALDELRAASASLG from the coding sequence ATGGCTCGATGGGAACCAGGGGCGCGCGAACGACTCGTCGTGGCTGCCGTCGACCTGTTCACCGAGCAGGGGTACGACGCCACCACGGTCGCGCAGATCGCCGAGCGCGCCGGGGTCACGAAAAGCACCTTCTTCCGGCACTTCCCCGACAAGCGCGGGCTTCTGGTGGCCGGGCAGGAGACGCTGAGCCAGCTGCTGACCGAGGGGATCGCCGAGGCACCTGCGAGTGCCGGCCCACTCGACGCGGTCGCCGCCGGTCTCGAGCGCGCGTCGAGCGCGATGGGCGCCATGAACCGCGAGCTCGGTCCCCGTCTGAAGGCGGCCGTCGCCGCCAGCGCCGAACTTCAGGAGCGTGACGCCCTCAAGATCGTCAGCCTCGCGGCCGCGATCACAACCGCCCTCGTCGCCCGCGGGGTGCCCGACGCGACCGCGGCTCTCGCCGGCGAGCTGGGTGTTCTCGCGTTCAAGCGGGGCTACGCCGAGTGGTCCGAGGGCGACCGTGACGGCAAGGACGAGTTCGCGCAGTACGCCTTGGCGGCCCTGGACGAACTGCGGGCAGCGAGCGCGTCGCTGGGCTGA
- a CDS encoding Clp protease N-terminal domain-containing protein, translating into MVTTFNAGITGLVKALHPGLVGDSPNRGTPTTSTSTGACRPPETADRLVLGFPSSSCHPGRMFERFSDDARRTVVLAQAESCRLAHRHIGAEHLLLALTRQDGTRVAGALLTAGITHARVGAEVERWEGRGQGPLPGHLPFTAAAKAILEKATFTASQRRHSVVTPEHLFLALLRESDEAATQVISGLGADPAALLAEATALVG; encoded by the coding sequence ATGGTCACGACGTTCAACGCCGGCATCACCGGCCTGGTCAAGGCCCTGCATCCGGGCCTGGTCGGCGACAGCCCAAATCGCGGGACGCCCACGACCTCTACCTCGACGGGGGCCTGCCGGCCACCCGAAACGGCCGACCGGCTCGTCCTGGGCTTTCCGTCGAGTTCCTGTCATCCTGGACGGATGTTCGAGCGGTTCAGCGACGACGCGCGCCGGACCGTCGTGCTCGCGCAGGCGGAGTCCTGCCGGCTCGCGCACCGCCACATCGGTGCCGAACACCTCCTGCTCGCCCTCACCCGGCAGGACGGCACCCGCGTCGCGGGGGCCCTGCTCACCGCCGGGATCACGCACGCTCGCGTGGGCGCGGAGGTCGAACGGTGGGAGGGCAGGGGCCAGGGGCCCCTTCCGGGTCACCTTCCGTTCACGGCGGCCGCCAAGGCGATCCTGGAGAAGGCGACGTTCACGGCGAGCCAACGCCGGCACAGCGTGGTCACCCCCGAGCACCTGTTCCTGGCGTTGCTCAGGGAATCGGACGAAGCGGCGACGCAAGTGATTTCCGGGTTGGGGGCCGACCCGGCCGCCCTCCTCGCCGAGGCCACGGCGCTGGTCGGCTGA
- a CDS encoding GcvT family protein — MAAAPRVVIIGAGIVGANLADELCARGWTDVTVLDQGPLPLTGGSTSHAPGLVFQTNASKAMTEFARYTVEKLCSLEADGAPCFNQVGGMEVATTPARWEDLKRKHGWATSWGVESRLVDTDECVERWPLLDGSRVLGALYVPTDGLANASRAVVALVRRAGSRGATFLGATRVTGIRQSGGRVTAVRTDQGEFAADIVVSCAGFWGREIGAMAGVDVPLLPLAHQYAKTGQVAELVGRNSEESEAGLPILRHQDQDLYFREHVDRLGIGSYAHRPMPADLRELDDEVTADSMPSMLPFTEADFVPSWEESKLLLPALRRTKVEEGFNGIFSFTPDGQSLVGESADVRGFWIAEAIWVTHSAGIAKAVAEQLVHGHAETDLHEIDVHRFEDVQLAPEYVSETSQQNFVEIYDVLHPLQPRLSPRDLRVSPFHTRQRELGAVFLEAGGWERPHWFEANAPLLKRLPHEALPPARDAWAAQFHSPVVAAEAWHTRNRVALYDMTPLKRVEIAGPGALGFLQGLMTNQLDKSVGSVTYTLMLDEAGGIRSDVTVARLEPEVFQVGINGGIDLDHFRKNSPPGVFVRDITGGTCCVGVWGPQARDLVQPLSREDFSHQGLKYFRARRARIAGVPVTAMRLSYVGELGWEIYTDADNGARLWDALWEAGRELGVIAAGRAAFNSLRLEKGYRLWGTDMTTEHDPHEAGLDFAVRPGKGEFTGRAAIGKRTPVRRLRCLTVDDGRTVVLGKEPVFVDGRSAGYVTSAAYGYTISRPIAYAWLPPSVEVGSQVGIEYFGRRVPATVQAEPLVDPEMTRIRR; from the coding sequence ATGGCTGCCGCACCTCGTGTCGTGATCATCGGCGCCGGCATCGTCGGGGCGAACCTCGCCGACGAGCTGTGTGCCCGCGGCTGGACCGACGTCACCGTGCTCGACCAGGGGCCGTTGCCGCTCACCGGCGGCTCGACCTCACACGCGCCGGGCCTGGTGTTCCAGACCAACGCGTCCAAGGCGATGACGGAGTTCGCGCGCTACACCGTGGAGAAGCTCTGCTCGCTCGAAGCCGACGGCGCGCCGTGCTTCAACCAGGTCGGCGGCATGGAGGTGGCGACCACGCCCGCGCGCTGGGAGGACCTCAAGCGCAAGCACGGCTGGGCGACGTCATGGGGTGTCGAGAGCCGGCTGGTCGACACCGACGAGTGCGTCGAGCGGTGGCCACTGCTGGACGGTTCGCGGGTGCTCGGCGCGCTCTACGTGCCGACCGACGGGCTGGCGAACGCTTCGCGCGCGGTGGTCGCTCTTGTCCGCCGCGCCGGTTCGCGGGGCGCGACCTTCCTCGGCGCCACCCGGGTCACCGGGATACGGCAGTCCGGCGGCCGGGTCACCGCCGTGCGGACCGACCAGGGTGAGTTCGCCGCCGACATCGTGGTGTCCTGCGCCGGGTTCTGGGGCCGGGAGATCGGCGCGATGGCGGGCGTGGACGTGCCGTTGCTGCCGCTGGCGCACCAGTACGCGAAGACGGGCCAGGTGGCCGAACTCGTGGGGCGCAACAGCGAGGAGTCCGAGGCGGGCCTGCCGATCTTGCGCCATCAGGACCAGGATCTGTACTTCCGTGAGCACGTCGACCGGCTCGGGATCGGCTCCTACGCGCATCGCCCGATGCCGGCCGACCTGCGCGAGCTGGACGACGAGGTCACCGCGGACTCGATGCCCTCGATGCTCCCGTTCACCGAGGCGGACTTCGTGCCGTCGTGGGAGGAGAGCAAGCTGCTACTGCCCGCCCTGCGCCGGACCAAGGTCGAGGAGGGGTTCAACGGGATCTTCTCGTTCACCCCGGACGGCCAGTCGCTGGTGGGGGAGTCGGCGGACGTGCGCGGGTTCTGGATCGCCGAGGCGATCTGGGTGACGCACTCCGCCGGCATCGCCAAGGCGGTCGCGGAGCAGCTGGTGCACGGGCACGCGGAAACGGACCTGCACGAGATCGACGTGCACCGGTTCGAGGACGTGCAGCTCGCACCGGAGTACGTGAGCGAGACCTCCCAGCAGAACTTCGTCGAGATCTACGACGTCCTGCACCCGCTGCAGCCCCGGCTCTCGCCACGCGACCTGCGGGTCAGCCCGTTCCACACCCGGCAGCGTGAGCTGGGCGCGGTGTTCCTGGAAGCGGGTGGCTGGGAACGGCCGCACTGGTTCGAGGCGAACGCACCGCTGCTGAAGCGCCTGCCGCACGAGGCGCTGCCGCCCGCGCGCGATGCCTGGGCGGCGCAGTTCCACTCGCCGGTCGTCGCGGCCGAGGCATGGCACACCCGCAACCGGGTCGCGCTGTACGACATGACCCCGCTCAAGCGGGTCGAGATCGCCGGCCCGGGCGCGCTGGGGTTCCTGCAGGGGCTGATGACCAACCAGCTGGACAAGTCGGTCGGTTCCGTCACCTACACGCTGATGCTGGACGAGGCGGGCGGCATCCGCAGCGACGTCACGGTGGCGCGGCTGGAGCCGGAGGTGTTCCAGGTCGGCATCAACGGCGGCATCGATCTGGACCACTTCCGAAAGAACAGCCCGCCCGGGGTGTTCGTCCGCGACATCACCGGGGGCACGTGCTGCGTCGGGGTGTGGGGCCCGCAGGCCCGCGACCTCGTGCAACCGTTGTCCCGGGAGGACTTCTCGCACCAGGGCCTGAAGTACTTCCGGGCGCGGCGGGCCAGGATCGCCGGCGTGCCGGTCACCGCCATGCGGCTGTCCTATGTCGGCGAGCTGGGCTGGGAGATCTACACCGATGCCGACAACGGGGCGCGGTTGTGGGACGCGTTGTGGGAGGCCGGCCGCGAACTCGGCGTCATCGCCGCCGGACGCGCCGCGTTCAACAGTCTGCGGCTGGAAAAGGGCTACCGGTTGTGGGGCACCGACATGACGACCGAGCACGACCCGCACGAGGCCGGGCTGGACTTCGCGGTGCGTCCGGGCAAGGGGGAGTTCACCGGTCGCGCCGCCATCGGGAAGCGGACCCCCGTACGACGCCTGCGCTGCCTGACGGTCGACGACGGGCGCACCGTGGTGCTGGGCAAGGAACCGGTGTTCGTCGACGGCAGGAGCGCCGGCTACGTCACCAGCGCCGCGTACGGCTACACGATCTCGCGCCCGATCGCCTACGCGTGGCTCCCGCCCTCGGTGGAGGTCGGCAGCCAGGTCGGGATCGAGTACTTCGGCCGCCGCGTCCCGGCCACGGTTCAGGCGGAGCCCCTGGTGGACCCCGAGATGACCCGCATCCGGCGGTGA
- a CDS encoding serine dehydratase beta chain yields the protein MSLSVFDLFKIGSGPSSSHPVGPMLAARSFVDALTAVGRDAEALALSRAVRRHCERRALLNGNRTVVLR from the coding sequence ATGAGTCTGTCCGTCTTCGACCTGTTCAAGATCGGCAGCGGACCGTCCAGCTCGCACCCGGTCGGCCCGATGCTCGCCGCGCGGTCCTTTGTGGACGCGCTGACCGCCGTGGGCCGTGACGCCGAGGCGCTGGCCCTGTCCCGCGCGGTGCGCCGGCACTGCGAACGGCGGGCGCTGCTCAACGGCAACCGCACCGTCGTCCTCCGCTGA